Proteins from a genomic interval of Beijerinckia indica subsp. indica ATCC 9039:
- a CDS encoding sugar-binding transcriptional regulator — MQKRLSERGQNIEQKHQDQKRFDLAARAAWLAYALGRTQDEIAAELNVSRQNAQRLIALASAAGLVKFRLDHPLADCIAKAQKLRDKFSLKHVEVVPSAQSDEDNRLSVGIAVASYIETLLSQTEPQILCLGTGRTLRSAVHQMPLMEKPKHKIVSLIGTVGPDGRASPYDVVMRLADRVGAQCYPLPMPVLADGPEERRMLQSQKGLRALHDLAEEARTWIVGVGDLGSQASLHVDGFITDEELAELQAKGAVGEILGWAFDGQGGPVKTSIHDRLIAVGLATPIASHRTIIAASVGAHKIAPLLGALRGGLVNGVLTDERTAQTLIEAP; from the coding sequence ATGCAGAAACGGTTGAGTGAGCGCGGGCAGAATATCGAGCAGAAGCACCAGGACCAGAAACGTTTCGATCTCGCGGCGCGGGCGGCTTGGCTCGCTTATGCGCTTGGCCGGACTCAGGATGAAATCGCGGCGGAATTGAATGTTTCGCGCCAGAACGCGCAGCGTCTCATCGCGCTCGCCAGCGCGGCCGGCCTCGTCAAATTCCGCCTCGATCATCCGCTCGCCGATTGCATCGCCAAAGCGCAGAAACTGCGGGATAAATTCAGCCTCAAACATGTCGAGGTCGTCCCCTCGGCGCAAAGCGATGAGGACAATAGGCTTTCCGTGGGGATCGCCGTGGCCTCCTATATCGAGACTCTTCTCTCGCAGACGGAGCCGCAGATTCTGTGTCTTGGTACCGGCCGCACCTTACGCTCGGCCGTGCATCAAATGCCCCTGATGGAAAAGCCGAAGCACAAGATCGTATCCCTCATCGGCACGGTGGGACCCGATGGTCGCGCAAGTCCCTATGATGTCGTCATGCGGCTTGCCGACCGTGTTGGGGCACAATGCTACCCCCTGCCCATGCCGGTCCTGGCCGATGGCCCTGAAGAACGACGCATGCTCCAGTCCCAGAAGGGTTTGCGCGCCCTTCATGATCTCGCCGAAGAGGCACGGACATGGATCGTGGGCGTCGGCGACCTTGGATCCCAAGCCTCCCTGCATGTCGATGGATTTATCACAGACGAGGAACTTGCCGAATTGCAGGCCAAGGGCGCGGTTGGAGAAATTCTCGGCTGGGCTTTCGATGGGCAAGGTGGACCGGTCAAGACCTCGATCCATGACAGGCTGATCGCCGTGGGGCTTGCCACGCCCATCGCCTCGCACCGAACGATTATCGCGGCGAGCGTCGGCGCGCATAAGATCGCCCCCTTGCTCGGCGCGCTCCGAGGCGGGTTGGTCAATGGCGTGCTCACGGATGAGAGGACGGCGCAAACCTTGATCGAAGCGCCTTGA
- a CDS encoding glycerate kinase type-2 family protein → MPLDAPNKTFDSKADARARQILREIFDTAVAAADPRKVLKNYLPEPPRSGRCIVVGAGKSSALMAAALEDALAEAWPTISLSGLVITRYGHAVPTRKIEIVEASHPVPDAAGEAAARRVLAAVQGLKPDDLVIALMSGGGSSLLALPAEGLTLADKQAVNRALLASGATIAEMNIVRKHLSAIKGGRLAAASAPARLVTLAISDIPGDDPAAIASGPTYPDASTFADAQAIVARYGLELPPNVADHLQRAADETPKPAQFSTVDFRLIATPLMALSACAEKARDLGLTPLILGDALEGEAREMGIIMAGMARSVAAHGLPIKAPALLLSGGETTVTISKGKAGRGGRNMEFLLALAVTLQGDANIWALAGDTDGIDGTEDAAGAFITPNTLARAREAGLDPLAKLLEHDSYTLYDQLGDLLRTGPTLTNVNDLRAILIEPGETNGTS, encoded by the coding sequence ATGCCGTTGGACGCCCCGAACAAGACTTTTGATTCGAAGGCTGATGCGCGAGCACGCCAAATTTTGCGCGAAATTTTCGATACCGCCGTCGCCGCGGCCGATCCCCGCAAGGTTCTTAAAAATTATCTGCCCGAGCCGCCGCGTTCAGGCCGTTGCATCGTTGTCGGTGCCGGCAAATCCTCGGCCTTGATGGCCGCCGCATTGGAAGACGCATTGGCCGAGGCCTGGCCCACTATCTCGCTGTCAGGTCTCGTCATCACCCGTTACGGCCATGCGGTTCCGACGCGAAAGATTGAAATCGTCGAGGCTTCGCATCCGGTGCCGGACGCCGCCGGTGAGGCCGCCGCGCGCCGTGTGCTTGCCGCCGTTCAAGGACTGAAGCCCGATGATCTGGTCATCGCCCTGATGTCGGGCGGCGGCTCCTCACTGCTCGCTTTACCGGCTGAGGGTCTGACGCTGGCCGATAAACAGGCGGTCAATCGCGCTTTGCTCGCCAGCGGCGCGACCATCGCGGAAATGAATATCGTCCGCAAACATCTCTCGGCGATCAAAGGCGGGCGGCTCGCCGCCGCGTCAGCTCCGGCGCGGCTCGTGACTTTGGCGATCAGCGATATTCCGGGCGATGATCCGGCGGCGATCGCCAGCGGCCCCACTTATCCCGACGCCAGCACATTTGCCGATGCCCAGGCGATCGTCGCTCGATACGGTCTCGAACTGCCCCCCAATGTCGCCGACCATTTGCAACGTGCCGCCGACGAAACACCCAAGCCCGCCCAATTTTCCACGGTGGATTTCCGCCTCATCGCCACACCGCTCATGGCCTTGAGCGCCTGCGCCGAAAAAGCCCGAGACCTCGGCCTCACGCCCCTCATCCTCGGCGATGCGCTCGAAGGAGAAGCCCGCGAAATGGGGATCATTATGGCCGGTATGGCCCGCAGCGTGGCGGCGCATGGCCTGCCGATCAAGGCCCCTGCCCTTTTGCTCTCGGGTGGTGAGACGACGGTGACGATCTCGAAAGGCAAGGCTGGTCGTGGTGGCCGCAATATGGAATTTTTGCTGGCTCTCGCGGTGACTTTGCAAGGCGATGCAAACATCTGGGCTCTTGCCGGAGATACGGATGGAATCGATGGAACGGAAGATGCCGCCGGCGCTTTCATCACGCCCAACACACTCGCGCGGGCACGGGAGGCAGGCCTCGACCCTTTGGCAAAGCTCCTTGAGCACGACAGCTATACCCTCTATGACCAATTGGGTGATCTGCTGCGCACCGGCCCGACGCTGACCAATGTCAATGATCTCCGCGCCA